The Methanobacterium sp. BAmetb5 genome includes a region encoding these proteins:
- a CDS encoding HPP family protein, with protein sequence MKVNEMMDKDFIVVSPDDNLVEVSILMEKKLRFTTPVVDDQKRLVGWITSLDVTRGFREGMKKVKEVMYAKEDIVAVNEDDPARLAVLEASEYKVFNIPVINDDDVVVGVVRTFDIVKTLSSLYEIKVYKIFEAMEEELKGVTWEELMEASAIVTRRRTGKRVTAQDYEKRIRESTFGEAIWATGGLEKFFVGLIAIGELVIARKVAQARK encoded by the coding sequence ATGAAAGTTAATGAAATGATGGACAAAGATTTTATCGTGGTATCCCCTGATGATAACTTGGTGGAAGTTTCTATTTTAATGGAGAAGAAGCTCCGATTCACCACACCGGTGGTTGATGATCAAAAGAGGCTGGTGGGATGGATCACTTCTCTGGATGTTACCCGTGGTTTTAGGGAAGGCATGAAAAAGGTTAAAGAAGTAATGTACGCCAAAGAGGATATTGTTGCCGTGAATGAAGATGATCCTGCACGTTTGGCTGTACTGGAAGCATCGGAATACAAAGTGTTTAACATACCCGTAATTAACGATGATGATGTGGTGGTAGGGGTTGTAAGAACCTTTGATATTGTAAAAACCCTTTCCAGTCTCTATGAGATTAAGGTTTACAAGATCTTCGAAGCAATGGAAGAAGAACTGAAAGGAGTAACCTGGGAAGAACTCATGGAAGCCTCAGCCATTGTTACCCGGCGCCGAACCGGTAAAAGAGTAACTGCCCAGGACTATGAAAAAAGGATCAGGGAATCCACTTTCGGGGAAGCCATATGGGCTACTGGCGGATTAGAGAAGTTCTTCGTTGGACTGATTGCCATTGGAGAGCTGGTTATAGCCCGGAAAGTAGCTCAGGCACGGAAATAA
- a CDS encoding MBL fold metallo-hydrolase, whose amino-acid sequence MSSTKRFDLKRVELKIYGGIATVNTYLLKTDSGFILIDTGPSSKRSLLEKEIKDAGCKPGNLKLIILTHGDADHTGNAAYLRQEYGGKLALHPDDSVMVQKGDMSHNRKVNPLIKVLFALPFVKLKGKDQFKEDIELKDGFDLSPYDLNAKIIHIPGHSQGSVGVLTVDGDLFCGDLLENTAKPAINSIMDDEDAAHSSIEKLKKYNINMVYPGHGNPFPLKDFLDCK is encoded by the coding sequence ATGTCCAGCACCAAAAGATTTGACTTGAAGAGAGTTGAATTGAAGATCTACGGTGGCATCGCTACGGTGAACACGTACCTTCTTAAAACTGATAGTGGTTTTATTCTGATTGACACTGGCCCCTCCAGTAAACGGAGTCTTTTGGAAAAAGAAATTAAAGACGCCGGTTGTAAGCCAGGAAATCTCAAACTGATTATATTAACCCACGGTGATGCGGATCACACCGGTAATGCAGCTTATCTACGCCAGGAATATGGTGGTAAACTAGCTTTACATCCTGATGACTCGGTAATGGTTCAAAAGGGCGATATGTCCCATAACCGAAAGGTTAACCCCCTGATTAAAGTTTTATTTGCACTTCCCTTCGTAAAATTAAAGGGAAAAGACCAGTTTAAAGAAGACATTGAATTAAAGGACGGCTTTGATCTTTCACCCTATGACCTGAATGCAAAAATAATCCATATTCCCGGTCATTCACAGGGTTCAGTGGGAGTTCTGACGGTAGATGGTGATCTTTTCTGTGGAGATCTGCTGGAGAACACTGCTAAACCAGCCATAAACTCTATTATGGATGATGAGGATGCAGCCCATTCTAGCATTGAAAAGCTCAAGAAGTACAATATAAATATGGTTTATCCCGGGCATGGTAATCCATTTCCTCTGAAGGATTTCCTGGATTGCAAATAG
- a CDS encoding carbohydrate kinase family protein, whose amino-acid sequence MGFGALNLDRLYWVNKIAGEDEEAYITNIHESCGGSAANTIIGLARLGLTTGFLGKIASDRQGNLLLENLRNEGVDTRGVIKDPSGRSGNVQGFVDPQGQRALYVDPGVNDEITLSEINQDYLSNTRLIHLTSFVGESLHVQEEVLDTISSQVTVSMDPGMIYASKGLKPMEKLLSRTDILLLNQKELELLTPAINREKDKINALLDHGIEILVIKQGEKGCLVNEGEESHFHEAFQVDCRDSTGAGDAFNAGFLYGYLRGKGIEKSAHIGNYVASRCIMMPGAIDGLPSLSQIISSDHNELK is encoded by the coding sequence GTGGGATTTGGAGCTCTCAACCTGGACCGATTGTACTGGGTTAATAAAATAGCTGGAGAAGACGAAGAAGCCTATATAACCAATATTCACGAAAGCTGTGGTGGTTCTGCAGCCAACACCATAATCGGACTGGCTAGACTGGGACTTACCACTGGATTTTTAGGAAAAATTGCCAGTGACCGGCAGGGTAATCTGCTTCTGGAAAACTTGAGAAACGAGGGGGTTGATACCAGGGGAGTAATTAAGGATCCTTCTGGTCGCAGTGGTAATGTTCAGGGATTTGTCGATCCCCAGGGCCAGAGAGCCTTATATGTTGACCCCGGAGTTAACGATGAAATCACACTTTCAGAAATAAATCAGGACTACCTATCAAACACCAGACTCATCCATCTCACCTCCTTTGTAGGAGAATCCCTACACGTTCAAGAAGAGGTTTTAGATACAATTTCGTCACAGGTAACGGTGAGCATGGACCCCGGAATGATCTACGCATCAAAGGGGTTGAAACCCATGGAGAAACTCCTCAGCAGAACTGATATTTTGCTTTTAAACCAGAAAGAGCTGGAACTATTAACCCCAGCCATCAACCGGGAAAAAGATAAAATTAACGCTCTCTTAGATCATGGAATTGAAATACTGGTGATTAAACAAGGAGAAAAAGGTTGCTTGGTTAATGAGGGGGAAGAATCCCATTTCCATGAGGCTTTCCAGGTTGACTGCCGGGACAGTACTGGTGCCGGAGATGCCTTTAATGCTGGATTCCTTTATGGATATTTAAGGGGTAAAGGTATAGAAAAATCAGCGCATATCGGGAATTATGTAGCATCCCGTTGCATTATGATGCCCGGTGCTATTGATGGTCTCCCCTCCCTATCCCAGATAATTTCCAGTGACCACAATGAACTTAAATAA
- a CDS encoding formylmethanofuran--tetrahydromethanopterin N-formyltransferase, giving the protein MNTAKGDNLRKLDKIEDTYAEAFNGVCCRVIITADDDQTLERAAYDATSTPGTVIGRVEGGIEGWLNQNQTPDGRKGAVLQFWYNTTDIEKFQVELSYRIRQDILVKPFTALFDASINPTGYISTMKYVGHCGDGYEWEEELYNRQMIVVPIAIPDFLIESRLGYMEGIMGANFWYFSRSKEAVLEGGRAALKAIEEVEGVITPFDICSAASKPETNYPWIGPTTNHPYCPSLRKILGNQSKVTDGVNYIPEIVLNGLTPEALKKAMKAGIDVLLDYDDVIGISAGNYGGKLGDHQINLLDLFPE; this is encoded by the coding sequence ATGAACACTGCAAAAGGAGATAACCTGAGGAAACTGGATAAAATCGAAGACACCTATGCTGAAGCCTTTAACGGAGTATGTTGCCGGGTCATTATTACTGCGGATGATGACCAGACTCTGGAAAGAGCAGCTTACGATGCCACCAGCACCCCCGGTACGGTAATTGGCCGGGTGGAAGGTGGAATTGAAGGCTGGTTAAACCAAAATCAAACACCGGATGGCAGGAAAGGGGCAGTACTCCAGTTCTGGTACAACACCACCGACATTGAAAAATTCCAGGTGGAACTATCCTACCGCATAAGACAGGATATACTGGTAAAACCATTCACCGCCCTGTTCGATGCCTCCATCAACCCCACGGGTTACATAAGTACCATGAAATACGTGGGCCACTGTGGTGATGGATATGAATGGGAAGAAGAGTTGTATAACCGGCAGATGATTGTGGTACCCATTGCCATACCTGACTTTCTAATCGAAAGCCGTCTGGGTTACATGGAAGGAATTATGGGGGCCAACTTCTGGTACTTTTCCCGTAGTAAAGAAGCAGTCTTAGAAGGAGGTAGAGCTGCATTAAAGGCCATTGAAGAGGTAGAAGGAGTTATAACTCCCTTTGATATTTGTTCAGCAGCTTCCAAACCAGAGACCAACTACCCCTGGATCGGGCCAACCACCAACCATCCCTACTGCCCCAGCCTGCGAAAGATTCTGGGAAACCAGTCCAAGGTAACCGATGGAGTGAACTACATCCCAGAAATAGTTTTAAATGGATTAACTCCAGAAGCACTTAAAAAAGCCATGAAAGCAGGTATTGATGTTTTACTAGATTACGATGATGTGATTGGTATATCTGCCGGAAATTACGGCGGTAAATTAGGGGATCACCAGATAAACCTCCTTGATTTATTCCCCGAATAA
- a CDS encoding 4Fe-4S binding protein, producing the protein MDVTFKKKKEVLEGEVALKSRDLEGSQEGFKGEIEDCAFADKFITISPECVRCNLCVEECPVNAISDSTSSRTAKIMDNCVKCEICAQTCPIKCIHVIESTSNIEEDVTFHLKDVKVPHRKLRMESIQVNPDTCDSCSTCVKFCPTGAITVDEGEIAQIDLDACVGCGACVNVCPQDSVNLVRELGPVIKTKELRVDEDTCVQCQVCEENCPVDAIKLDGNRVVLDQEKCILCEVCSTKCPVGALKLEMV; encoded by the coding sequence ATGGATGTAACATTCAAAAAGAAAAAAGAGGTACTGGAAGGAGAGGTGGCCCTTAAATCCCGGGACCTGGAAGGGAGTCAGGAAGGTTTCAAGGGAGAGATCGAGGATTGTGCCTTTGCAGACAAATTTATCACTATCTCCCCAGAATGCGTCCGGTGCAATTTATGCGTAGAAGAATGCCCGGTTAATGCAATCAGCGACTCCACATCATCAAGAACAGCTAAAATAATGGACAACTGTGTGAAATGTGAAATTTGTGCCCAGACCTGTCCGATTAAATGTATACATGTCATTGAAAGTACCTCTAACATTGAAGAGGATGTTACATTCCATTTGAAAGATGTAAAGGTCCCCCACCGCAAATTACGTATGGAATCCATTCAGGTGAACCCAGATACATGTGATTCATGCTCTACTTGTGTTAAATTCTGCCCTACTGGGGCCATAACTGTTGATGAAGGTGAAATTGCCCAAATTGACCTAGACGCGTGTGTTGGTTGCGGTGCCTGTGTTAATGTCTGCCCCCAGGACTCTGTAAATCTGGTAAGAGAATTGGGACCAGTGATAAAAACAAAAGAGCTTCGGGTAGATGAAGATACCTGTGTTCAATGCCAGGTCTGTGAGGAAAACTGTCCAGTAGATGCCATTAAACTTGATGGTAACCGGGTGGTCCTAGACCAGGAAAAATGTATTTTATGTGAAGTTTGTTCTACAAAATGCCCGGTAGGGGCTTTAAAGCTGGAGATGGTTTAA